CAAGCGAATTTAAAAAAGATATGTGATGAAATATTTGGGGAAGAAAATTTTGTAGCACAAATCGTTTGGGAGAGAGCTTTTGCACCAGTTAATTTAAAAAAACATTTTTCAGAAAGTCATGATTATATTGTATGTTATAGTAAGAACATAAATTTAAGTATAAATAATGGTCTAAAGAGAAATCAAGAAGCAGACAACAGGTATTCAAATCCTGATAATGACCCTAGAGGAGTTTGGACATCTGGAGATTTTTCAGTAGGTCCAGCAGTAGAAAGCAATATATATAAGATAGTTTCACCAAGTGGAAGAGAAAATTATCCTCCAAATGGAAGAAGTTGGAGATTATCAGAAGAAAAATTTAAAGAGATGTTATTAGATGATAGAGTGTGGTTTGGAGAAGATGGAAATGGTGTTCCAAGACAAAAAAGATTTTTAAGTGAAGTAAAAAACAGTATAACTCCTATGACAATATGGAAATATACTGAGGTTGGACATAGTCAAGATGCTACAAAAAAATTAAAAGAATTATTTGATGAAGTTCATATTTTTGATTATTCAAAAACAGTAGAATTAATAAAAAGATGTATTGAATTATACACAGTTCAAGGAGATATCATTTTAGATTTCTTCTCAGGTTCATCAACAACAGCTCATTCGGTAATGCAATTAAATGCAGAAGATGGAGGAAATAGAAAATATATAATGGTACAATTACCTGAATTATGTGATGAAAGTTCAGAAGCATATAAAGCAGGATATAAAAATATCTGTGAAATAGGAAAAGAAAGAATAAGAAGAGCAGGAGAAAAGATAAAATCAGATGAAAGTCTTCCATTAGAAAATAGAGAAAAATTAGATATAGGTTTTAAAGTGTTTAAGTTGGATTCAACAAATATAAAAGAATGGGATACAAATACAGAAGATTTAGAACAAACATTGTTTGATTCAATAGAAAATATAAAGTCAGATAGAAATTCATTGGATATTTTGT
The sequence above is drawn from the Pseudostreptobacillus hongkongensis genome and encodes:
- a CDS encoding site-specific DNA-methyltransferase — protein: QANLKKICDEIFGEENFVAQIVWERAFAPVNLKKHFSESHDYIVCYSKNINLSINNGLKRNQEADNRYSNPDNDPRGVWTSGDFSVGPAVESNIYKIVSPSGRENYPPNGRSWRLSEEKFKEMLLDDRVWFGEDGNGVPRQKRFLSEVKNSITPMTIWKYTEVGHSQDATKKLKELFDEVHIFDYSKTVELIKRCIELYTVQGDIILDFFSGSSTTAHSVMQLNAEDGGNRKYIMVQLPELCDESSEAYKAGYKNICEIGKERIRRAGEKIKSDESLPLENREKLDIGFKVFKLDSTNIKEWDTNTEDLEQTLFDSIENIKSDRNSLDILYEILLKYGLDLNIPIEENEAFYSIGRGRLLVSLNEKINDEVINSICEEYKKILEIDKDFKTTVILRDNSFKNDVDKTNAIKKLEQVGINEIRSI